The window GTAGTAGTAGACCCTGAACAATTGGATGATGTTCAATCAAACCAGTTGGGCATTGATATTGCAAAAAAGATAAAGAATGAATTGAAATTCCCTGGACAAATTAAGGTCAGTGTAATTCGAGAGTTTCGTGCGGTTAATATTGCCAAATAACCTAGTATAATGCTATTCATTCGAGGATAGATGTCCAAAAAAGTTAAAATTTTGTTTATCGCTGATATCGTAGGCAACCCGGGATTCCAAATATTTGAGAAGCTATTTCCATCCTTGAAAAAAAAATATTCACCTGATTTTTGTATAGCAAATGGTGAAAACTTGACGGAGGGAAGAGGTGTCACCGATCAGGATGTAGGCAAACTGTTTTTAACGGGGATAGATATAATTACAAGCGGAAATCATATTTGGGATACCTTCAAATCCGTAAAAGTTCTGAAAAACGATAGTAGGGTGTTGAGACCGGCAAATTATCCCAAAGGCAACGCGGGTAAAGGTTCATCCATTATTACCGCAAAAAATGAAATCAAACTTGGTGTATTGAATCTACAAGGCAGAACCTTTATGCAGGCTATAGACAACCCTTTTCAAGTTGCATTGGATGAAATAAGAACGCTTAAGCAATCGACACCACTAATTTTTGTAGACTTTCACGCCGAGGCGACAGCGGAAAAAATTGCTATGGGCTTGTACTTAGATGGGAAAGTAAGTGCCGTTGTTGGTACGCATACACATGTGCAAACCGCAGATGAACGAATACTTCCCAAAGGAACTGCTTGTATTACAGATGCAGGCATGACTGGCCCGTACGACTCAGTTATTGGTATGAAAAAAGATGTGGCGCTGCACAGGTTTCTCTATTCTACAAATAGAAAATACGAATTGGCTTCCGAAAATCTTCGATTATGTGGAGTATGTATAACAATCGACTTGGAAACCAATAAAGCAGAAAGTATCGAGAGAATCAATTTACCGTGAGCGCAAAAGTTATCAATGGAAAATTAATTGCCGCAAAAATAAGGAAAAACCTGGTTGAGAGAATTGAATCACTTAGAAAAAATAATGTGATCCCCGGGCTAACTGTTGTTCAGGTTGGAGACAATCTGGCATCGACTGTTTATGTTTCAAGAAAAGAAAAAACCGCAAAAGAATTAGGACTGAATTCCGAAACCATTCATTTGCCGAATTCTGTTTCGCAGCAAGAATTATTGAATATCGTAGATGGGCTCAATAATAACCCTTCCATTCATGGCATTTTGGTGCAGATGCCATTGCCAGGCCAAATCGATCCGAATCTGGTCATCCGACGTATTTCTCCGGAAAAGGATGTCGATGGATTCCATCCGGAAAATGTTGGACTTTTGGTTTTGGGCACACCAAGATTCATTCCATGTACTCCAGCAGGTATTATGGAAATGCTTTCAATGGAAAAGATCGATCCGGCCGGAAAGAATGTCGTTGTTTTAGGACGAAGTAATATTGTTGGCAAACCAATGGCTAATCTTTTATTGCAAAAAGCGGATGGTGCAAATGCAACTGTCACTATTTGCCATACCAAGACAAAAAATTTAAAGCAACACACAAAAAATGCGGATATCTTGATTGTAGCACTTGGCAGGGCACATGCCATCGATGGAGGATTTTTAAAACAAGGGGCTGTAGTAATCGATGTTGGTGTAAATCGTATTGAAGATTCATCCAGAAAATCAGGATATCGTCTAGTCGGAGATGTCGAATTCGAATCTGCTAAAGAGTTTGCTGCTGCTATATCTCCGGTTCCGGGAGGTGTTGGACCTATGACCATCATTATGTTAATGGTTAATACGGTGATGGCTGCTGAATTAATTTAGGGGATAGGACAAATAAATAGATAAATTGCTTAACCTGGATAATTCATGAACCGTAAAGACCGCCAAGAGGAAAAGCGACAATTTTTAAGTATTTATTGTTAGAATTGTAGTTGCCTAGTTTCCAAAATATTTTCAGTCTAGCTCTTTGTTTCTTTTCGTCCTAGCGCCTTCGCGGTAAAAAGTTATGAATAATTCAAAATAATCAATCAATACGTTTCAAGCCAATTACTGTCCTCCATAAGTTACCACAATTAAAACCTTACCAGTAATATTTACCAGTAATATTTTAACTTGACTCTAAAATATATGGTGGACACATTTATTTGAATTTAATTCATTCTGATCACCATGTTTCTGAATAAGTAAAGTATGAGCGAAATATTTGCAGGCTTCCAAAAGTATTGGATGGTTCATCTTCTTTTGATTCTCTACATAACAATGCTTGCCTATCATGCCTGGAAAGGAAATCGACAGACAAAAGACGTCACTGATTATTACATTGGTGGTAGATCGTTGGGTGGAACAGCCATTGGGCTCTCATTCTTCGCTACCTATTCGAGTACAAATAGCTTTGTAGGTTTTGCCGGTAAAGCTTACACCTGGGGGCTTCCCTGGCTCTAAATTATTCCCTTTGCTGTTTTTCTTTTATTTTTGGCTTGGATTGTTGTGGCTCCACGACTACGAAAATTCACTGAGATGCTTGATTCTCTCACTGTCCCAGATTTTATTGGTTTTCGCTTCGGCAGCAACCTGGCAAGAATATTTGCAGCAATCATCATTTTATTTGCAAGTTTTTTCTATATGACTGCTGTTTTTAAAGGGATTGGGAATCTCCTGGAAGCTTTTTTAGATATACCTTACAAATATGCAATTGTGATCGTATTTTTAATTGTGGTTTATTTACACGGTACTCGGCGGGTTTATCTCAGTTGTAAAAACAGATACAGTCCAGGGCGGTGTAATGATTATTGCGGCAATCCTTCTTTTCATAGGCACTGTGGATAAGGCAGGTGGAATTGGATCTTTTTTTGAAGTAAAAGACCAGAGCGGGGGAGCGGAACTCTTTACCTGGAATGGTGGTATTGCTTTCCCGGTTCTTCTTGGAGTCGTATTGGCCAGTACTATTAAATTCCTGGTAGAACCAAGACAATTATTTCGTTTTTATGCTTTAGAGGGGAAATATGCTGTAAGGAAAGGGATATGGGTATCCACGCTAAGTTTTGCTTTAGTGTATAGTTTTCTAGTGCCCATAGGTATCTATGCAAGGCGAATATTTCCGGAAGGCATCAGTGACAGTGATCGCGTTGTTCCTTTGCTCATTACCAGCGGGGAAGTTTTCTCGGATGGCGTGAGTGCTTTCCTTCTGGTTGCGATGGTTGCTGCTGTCATGTCCTCAATTGATAGCGTACTCGTTGTTATGGCTTCTACTACTGAGCGAGATATTATTGGTATGCTCAAAAAATCAACCTCGGAAAAATCAGCAATTAAATCTACACGTTCCTATGTTGCCCTTTTTGCACTGATTACGATGCTCCTCGCTTTAAATCCCCCAGGAGGCATTGTTACACTTACAGCCCTTTCGGGAACTCTCTATGCTGCATGCTTCTTTCCAACTATCATCTTGGGTTTGTACTGGCGTAAAGGAAACGGTTCTGCTGTACTTAGTTCATTTTCAGCAGGATTAGCTGTTCTTCTTATATGGAAATACACACCTTTCAATATGATCATTCATCAAATTTTTCCAGCAATGTTGTTCTCACTTTTTGTGTATGTATTGGTTTCATTGAGAACTCCGGAATACCAGAATAAAAAAGTTAATCAGTTTTTTTCTAAAGTGAAATGAATAGTTGTTAGTTTTGTATTTTAGCTTCAACTTCTATTTTTTCTTGGATTTATAAAATCAAATCCCTAAAATTAACATTATTATTAAAAAGTTGGATTTCTTGATGGAAATATCAGATCTGGGTTTTGATACTCATTTTTGGGAACAGTCTCTCGATTTTGATCCAGATATCTTTTGCCTGGCAAGGGTAACTGCAGTCAACAGGAATAATTTTCTAGTTAGAAATGAAAAGGGTGAAGTCGAGGCTGAACTTACGGGTAAATTTTTGTTTGAAGCTGATTCTACTCTTGAATTCCCAACTGTTGGTGATTGGGTGTTAACCCAGTATCATAATGAAAATACCTCTGCCATAATTCACAGCATTTTACCGAGAAAATCGATTTTGAAAAGAAAGGAATCAGGAAAAAAGATCGACTACCAATTAATTGCTGCCAATATTGATACGGCTTTTATTATGCAGGGATTTGATCAAAATTTTAACCTGAGTAGACTGGAACGCTATTTGGTAATGGTGTGTGAAAGCAACATTCGCCCGCTTATTTTGTTAAGCAAATCTGACCTCTTAACAAGGGAAGAACTGGAGCTTAGAATTACTGAGAGTAACAGACTGAAGAGGGAATATGGTTTAATCATCTTTAGCAATAAAACCGGGCACGGATTAGATGAAATTCGGAAAAAAATAAATGAGAAAAACACGTATTGCTTATTGGGATCATCGGGGGTTGGCAAGACGACGTTGTTAAACAATTTAATCGGCAAGGATCAATTTACGGTAAATACTGTTAGAGATAAAGACGGAAGAGGAAGGCATACAACTTCAAAGCGTCAATTAATCAAACTGGAAGATGGTGGGCTCATTATCGATACGCCGGGGATGAGAGAACTGGGTGTTTTTGGTGTTGAAACCGGGATTTCCGAAACATTCGATGATATAGCTGAACTTGAAAGCCAATGTCGCTTCTCTGACTGCACGCATACTCACGAAATAGATTGTGCGGTTCTTAAAGCTGTCAACGACGGCATCATCGATAAAAATAGGTTTCAAAATTTTCTAAAAATCCAGAAAGAATCCGATTTATATGAAAGGTCTTATGTCGCAAACCGACAGAGGAATAAGAAGTTCGGTAAATATTATAAACAAGTTATTAAAGATAAAAAAAGTAGTCGCAGATAAAAAAACTCTTAATTAACTTTGAAGATTGAATAACACTACCCCATTGGAAAATATCTCATGAAACTTTTACGCATATTATTCATTATTGTCCTCTTTTTTACACTTTATTTTTGTTGCTCAAGTCCGAATATCGAACTTCAGGTGTACGATGCAGATAAAAGAAGACCGATAGAAGGAGCCCTGGTTTATTTAAAAGAGCAACATATTACTTTTCGCACAAATGTTAGAGGTGCTGTTTCAATTCCTGCCAAATATCGGAATGAGATAATCAGCATTCACGCGAAGGATTACCAATCACTGGACATAAATTTATCAAATAACATAGAAAACAAAATATCCCTTAAGTTTGATGAAACTCTGGTAAACCCGCTTGAACAGAAGCTGGTTTTTAACAAAGCGGATACGCTCAGGGGAGCTTATGGCAAGTATCGTGAAAACAATGATTTATTGTTTTACGATCTGAACATCAAATTGAATATTGAAGAAAAGTTTATTTCGGGGAGGAATAGCATCAAATTCAAAATGTTAAGGGATGACAATAGAATTCAGATCGATCTTTTTGAAAACATGAATGTTGACAGCATCCTGTTTAAGGGGCAGAAATTGTCTTATACTCGGGATTTCAACGCTGTATTTATCGATTTTCCAGCGAAATTAAAAGAATATTCAATTCATAATATTGATTTTTATTACTCCGGTTATCCAAAAGAGACCGGTCGGTTTGGCGGTATTGCTTTCAAAGTAGACTCATTAGGCAATCCGTGGATTTATACTGCTTGTCAGGGTATTGGCGCCAGTCTTTGGTGGCCCAATAAAGACCAGCAGCCGGATGAAGTAGACAGTATGAAAATCAGCGTTGCCGTCCCATCCGAGCTAATGGATATTTCCAATGGTCGATTTATGGGAAAAGAAGATATCGGCGATGGTTATACTCGATATGATTGGAAGGTACATTATCCTATCAATAATTATTCCGTTGCTTTGAATATAGGACAATACAGCCATTTTTCAGATAAACTAGGTGAATTAACACTGGATTATTATGCCATGCCGTATCATTTAACCCAGGCAAAGAGGCAATTTCAACAAGCCAAACCCATGCTTGAGTGTTTCCAAAAATTCTTTGGTGAATATCCTTTCATGAAGGATGGCTTCAAGTTAATTGAGGTACCCTATTCGGGGATGGAGCATCAGAGTGCAGTCAGTTATGGCAATTTATTCAAGAATGGTTACTTGGGACGGGATTGGACTGGCGTTGGTGTGAGCATGAAATTTGATTTTATCATCATTCATGAAAGCGGGCATGAATGGTTTGGCAACAGTGTTACTGCCAACGACGTTTCCGATGCATGGATTCAAGAAGGGTGGTGTACTTATGCGGAGGGTATTTATGTAGAATGTATGTTTGGTTATGAAGATGCGATTAAATACTTAAATGGCTATAAGAGTAAAGTCAAGAATAAAGCTCCGATTATAGGGCCAACATCAGTGAATCATTGGCCAACACAGGATATGTATTTTAAAGGAGCATTGTTCTTAAATACCTTGCGGCATGTGGTGGATGATGATGAAAAATGGTGGTCATTATTAAAGGCATATGCTGAAAATTTTAAATATAAAAATATTTATACGGTAGATGTTATTAATTTTTTTAACCAATATTTTAATCGTGATTTTAAATCCATCTTCGAACAATATCTTTACCATGCTAATCTACCTGTGCTTCAATTGAAATATAATGAAGAAGAGGTTGAATACAGATGGAAGGTTGATGTGCCAGATTTCGATATGCCTGTAAAAGTGCGATCTAAAGGTGAAATATTTTTTATCTATCCGACATCAAAATGGCAATCTGAGAATTTAACGGAAATAGAAAAAGAAGATTGGAATATTGCTACGGATTATTTTTATATTGAGGTTGAGGAGGTTAGCGGAAATCTCTAAAAAATTAGAAAATTCATATTCAATTTCATGATGCCTAAATCATCTCCACACATTACTCATTTTTCCTGGGGACAAATTGAAATTGAAGGCCTTGATAAGGCTTTCAAAGACGCAAAAATCTACCCTGGTGGTGCCAGAGAATGGGATTGGAACGAAACTGGCACTCACCATGAACCGGGGATTCAACCAACAGATGTACAGGAGTTGTTAGAAAAAGGAGCAAACGTCGTTGTGCTTTCAAAAGGCGTGTATGAGCGTTTACAGGTTTGCCCCGAAACGTTGCAATTATTAAATAACAACAAAGTAATTTTTCATGTTTTACAGACCGAAAAAGCGGTCACACTTTATAATCAATTATGTGGAAATAAATCTGTGGGTGGATTATTTCATTCAACTTGCTAAACCAGGTGAATGTCCATGTCTGGTCGTCAATTCAATAAACACATTTCTAAATTGGATTTTTTTCCATTGACTTCTGATCGCTGGGATGATTTTACCCAATTGTTTGGCGAACGCGGTGCTTGCGGTGGCTGTTGGTGCATGTGGATGCGTTTAACGCGTTCTGTTTTTGAACAACAAAAAGGTGAATTGAATAAAAATGCGATCAAAGAGTTTGTCGATTCAGGCAACATTCCAGGCTTATTGGCTTATCAAAATGATGAACCAATCGGCTGGATATCAGTCGCTCCCCGGGAAGAATTTTCGGTTTTACAACGGTCGAGAATTCTAAAGCCACTTGATGATAAGCCGGTTTGGTCAGTGGCTTGTTTTTTTATTGATAAGAAGTATCGTAATCAAGGATTGAGTGTTCGACTTCTTCATGCAGCAATTGAATATGTAAAACAGAAGGGAGGTGAAATTGTTGAAGGCTATCCCGTGGAGCCCAAAAAAGATCGTATGCCGGCGGCTTTTGCCTGGACTGGATTGGCATCAGCTTTTCTGGCAGCCGGTTTTTCAGAAAAAGTGCGGCGATCTGAAACCAGACCTATAATGAGATATTTGATAAATTAATTTTCCAACCTATTGTTAATAAATTCCAATTTCCAAATCCGAAATTCCAAATAAATCAAAATGCTCAATTTCAAATAACCAACACGTACGACTCAAATTTGAGATTTGGATCTTAGATATTAGAATTTATTTGTTATTTGTTGCTTGCTAATTGAGATTGTGAATGGCAATAACATTCCCCTCTTGAGATTCTTGAGAGGGGAAGAAAATCCCGTCCGGACGAGATGA is drawn from candidate division KSB1 bacterium and contains these coding sequences:
- a CDS encoding GNAT family N-acetyltransferase; amino-acid sequence: MSGRQFNKHISKLDFFPLTSDRWDDFTQLFGERGACGGCWCMWMRLTRSVFEQQKGELNKNAIKEFVDSGNIPGLLAYQNDEPIGWISVAPREEFSVLQRSRILKPLDDKPVWSVACFFIDKKYRNQGLSVRLLHAAIEYVKQKGGEIVEGYPVEPKKDRMPAAFAWTGLASAFLAAGFSEKVRRSETRPIMRYLIN
- a CDS encoding Mth938-like domain-containing protein; the protein is MPKSSPHITHFSWGQIEIEGLDKAFKDAKIYPGGAREWDWNETGTHHEPGIQPTDVQELLEKGANVVVLSKGVYERLQVCPETLQLLNNNKVIFHVLQTEKAVTLYNQLCGNKSVGGLFHSTC
- the rsgA gene encoding ribosome small subunit-dependent GTPase A, giving the protein MEISDLGFDTHFWEQSLDFDPDIFCLARVTAVNRNNFLVRNEKGEVEAELTGKFLFEADSTLEFPTVGDWVLTQYHNENTSAIIHSILPRKSILKRKESGKKIDYQLIAANIDTAFIMQGFDQNFNLSRLERYLVMVCESNIRPLILLSKSDLLTREELELRITESNRLKREYGLIIFSNKTGHGLDEIRKKINEKNTYCLLGSSGVGKTTLLNNLIGKDQFTVNTVRDKDGRGRHTTSKRQLIKLEDGGLIIDTPGMRELGVFGVETGISETFDDIAELESQCRFSDCTHTHEIDCAVLKAVNDGIIDKNRFQNFLKIQKESDLYERSYVANRQRNKKFGKYYKQVIKDKKSSRR
- a CDS encoding M1 family metallopeptidase; translation: MKLLRILFIIVLFFTLYFCCSSPNIELQVYDADKRRPIEGALVYLKEQHITFRTNVRGAVSIPAKYRNEIISIHAKDYQSLDINLSNNIENKISLKFDETLVNPLEQKLVFNKADTLRGAYGKYRENNDLLFYDLNIKLNIEEKFISGRNSIKFKMLRDDNRIQIDLFENMNVDSILFKGQKLSYTRDFNAVFIDFPAKLKEYSIHNIDFYYSGYPKETGRFGGIAFKVDSLGNPWIYTACQGIGASLWWPNKDQQPDEVDSMKISVAVPSELMDISNGRFMGKEDIGDGYTRYDWKVHYPINNYSVALNIGQYSHFSDKLGELTLDYYAMPYHLTQAKRQFQQAKPMLECFQKFFGEYPFMKDGFKLIEVPYSGMEHQSAVSYGNLFKNGYLGRDWTGVGVSMKFDFIIIHESGHEWFGNSVTANDVSDAWIQEGWCTYAEGIYVECMFGYEDAIKYLNGYKSKVKNKAPIIGPTSVNHWPTQDMYFKGALFLNTLRHVVDDDEKWWSLLKAYAENFKYKNIYTVDVINFFNQYFNRDFKSIFEQYLYHANLPVLQLKYNEEEVEYRWKVDVPDFDMPVKVRSKGEIFFIYPTSKWQSENLTEIEKEDWNIATDYFYIEVEEVSGNL
- a CDS encoding TIGR00282 family metallophosphoesterase, giving the protein MSKKVKILFIADIVGNPGFQIFEKLFPSLKKKYSPDFCIANGENLTEGRGVTDQDVGKLFLTGIDIITSGNHIWDTFKSVKVLKNDSRVLRPANYPKGNAGKGSSIITAKNEIKLGVLNLQGRTFMQAIDNPFQVALDEIRTLKQSTPLIFVDFHAEATAEKIAMGLYLDGKVSAVVGTHTHVQTADERILPKGTACITDAGMTGPYDSVIGMKKDVALHRFLYSTNRKYELASENLRLCGVCITIDLETNKAESIERINLP
- a CDS encoding bifunctional 5,10-methylene-tetrahydrofolate dehydrogenase/5,10-methylene-tetrahydrofolate cyclohydrolase, producing MSAKVINGKLIAAKIRKNLVERIESLRKNNVIPGLTVVQVGDNLASTVYVSRKEKTAKELGLNSETIHLPNSVSQQELLNIVDGLNNNPSIHGILVQMPLPGQIDPNLVIRRISPEKDVDGFHPENVGLLVLGTPRFIPCTPAGIMEMLSMEKIDPAGKNVVVLGRSNIVGKPMANLLLQKADGANATVTICHTKTKNLKQHTKNADILIVALGRAHAIDGGFLKQGAVVIDVGVNRIEDSSRKSGYRLVGDVEFESAKEFAAAISPVPGGVGPMTIIMLMVNTVMAAELI